One region of bacterium genomic DNA includes:
- a CDS encoding DUF5678 domain-containing protein, translated as MEAHEFLLKHSQELSEKYPGKYLALVNNEIAAMGDSELEVFKRAKEKYPEKEVSIAYLPTDEELVTLLLLV; from the coding sequence ATGGAAGCACATGAATTTTTACTAAAGCATTCACAAGAATTATCGGAAAAATATCCTGGCAAATATTTAGCTCTGGTAAATAATGAGATAGCAGCGATGGGGGACTCCGAACTGGAAGTTTTCAAACGAGCAAAAGAAAAATATCCTGAAAAAGAGGTCTCTATAGCATATCTCCCTACCGATGAAGAGTTGGTAACTTTACTACTATTAGTATGA
- a CDS encoding aspartyl protease has product MKANLQLKTKVKIANPLDVSKYEELDLIIDTGAAFSVIKKERLKRLGVSPIHKKKLRLANGEIIERDWGDACFMINGKGEGVSDVIFGEKNDTELLGLLALEGMASTVDTKTGELKPIELFLLMNSLTCRGFRFWH; this is encoded by the coding sequence ATGAAAGCAAATTTACAATTGAAGACAAAAGTCAAAATTGCTAATCCACTTGATGTCTCTAAATATGAAGAATTGGATTTGATAATTGATACTGGGGCAGCTTTTTCTGTTATAAAAAAAGAAAGACTCAAAAGATTGGGGGTATCACCAATCCACAAAAAGAAACTTAGACTTGCCAATGGCGAAATTATTGAAAGAGATTGGGGAGATGCTTGTTTTATGATTAATGGTAAAGGTGAAGGTGTTTCTGATGTAATCTTTGGCGAAAAAAACGATACTGAGCTGTTAGGCCTTCTTGCCCTTGAAGGCATGGCTTCAACAGTAGATACAAAGACAGGTGAATTGAAGCCGATAGAGTTGTTCTTGTTAATGAATTCCCTGACTTGTCGGGGTTTCAGATTTTGGCATTGA
- a CDS encoding nucleotidyltransferase family protein, producing MVTKENKLIVAVTRADLGEKTEINRFLDDDLDWAIVLDKAKANGISCIFYHYLKETNGSYIPKRVLKELEQEYYGNLTRNILMYKELEQVLKMLNKNNIKVILLKGIALAELVYKNLALRPMSDVDLLVKKEKLPQIDEKMRAFGYSTNEDYRSCLQRSTVDCFNSIEYHKDTVSVHFHWHLVNSTLPAFMYASKIDMEKIWNEAISVKVYGVGTLSLAPHHLLIHLSEHAGKPAHSFNKLIFLYDIAKTIKTYEKELNWELLINEARRFNLDRPLYYSLYLTSKLIGLDNIPGDVLDELRPKKLSYWERRFFAEFTLSRRGFFTSFRMTESEGLRMTGRGNFTGLSYFLHLAMCQGNLQKIRFVWQSFFPPSAVLALRYPSQRNRLEFHLKCRLNQSLAVFHSIAKIQR from the coding sequence ATGGTTACAAAAGAAAATAAGTTAATAGTGGCAGTAACTCGGGCTGATTTGGGTGAAAAAACTGAAATAAATAGATTTTTGGATGATGATTTGGACTGGGCTATTGTTCTTGATAAGGCAAAGGCTAATGGAATTTCTTGCATATTTTATCACTATCTGAAAGAAACTAATGGGAGCTACATTCCTAAGAGAGTACTTAAAGAATTAGAGCAAGAATATTATGGTAACCTTACACGCAATATTCTAATGTATAAGGAATTGGAGCAAGTTTTAAAGATGCTCAATAAAAATAACATCAAAGTTATCCTTTTAAAGGGTATAGCATTAGCTGAGCTTGTGTATAAAAATTTAGCCCTAAGACCGATGTCTGATGTTGACCTGCTTGTGAAGAAAGAAAAGTTACCACAAATAGATGAAAAGATGAGAGCTTTTGGCTACTCAACTAACGAGGATTACAGAAGTTGTCTCCAACGTTCTACTGTTGATTGTTTTAATAGTATAGAATATCATAAAGACACTGTTTCAGTCCACTTTCACTGGCATTTAGTAAACTCTACTCTTCCTGCTTTTATGTATGCATCCAAGATTGATATGGAAAAGATTTGGAATGAAGCTATTAGTGTCAAAGTTTATGGAGTTGGTACTCTAAGCCTTGCTCCCCACCATTTACTAATTCATCTCTCTGAGCATGCAGGAAAGCCAGCCCATTCATTTAACAAATTGATTTTTCTTTATGATATTGCTAAAACTATCAAGACATATGAAAAAGAGTTGAATTGGGAGCTTCTAATTAATGAAGCACGCCGGTTTAATCTTGACCGTCCACTTTATTATTCTTTATATCTAACTTCAAAACTTATAGGACTGGATAACATTCCAGGCGATGTGCTGGATGAGTTAAGACCAAAAAAGCTTAGCTATTGGGAGAGGAGATTCTTCGCGGAGTTTACCCTGAGCAGAAGGGGATTCTTCACTTCGTTCAGAATGACAGAGAGCGAAGGGCTCAGAATGACAGGAAGGGGCAATTTTACTGGGCTTTCTTATTTCCTACATTTAGCTATGTGTCAAGGTAATTTACAGAAAATAAGATTCGTCTGGCAGAGCTTCTTTCCGCCTTCAGCAGTCCTGGCTTTACGGTATCCTTCTCAAAGAAATAGACTCGAATTTCATCTTAAATGTCGTCTTAATCAGAGTCTGGCTGTTTTTCACTCCATTGCTAAAATCCAGCGATGA
- a CDS encoding signal peptidase I, whose product MDSLDLSSGRLSKIREIFVEQLSKGLPVRMNIKGRCMHPFIRRSDIVTVKPIKFEDTKVGDIVVYNRDLKGDFTVHRVIRKRVDRNGKENLLTKGDASQYGDPPVYAEDVYGKVIAIERNGKSINLETKFNCILGYLIAYLSYYLALGQEAVFQFPLFLRRVWHKVKICINYREYRDIK is encoded by the coding sequence ATGGATAGTCTGGATTTAAGTTCTGGCAGGCTTAGTAAAATTAGGGAAATATTTGTTGAGCAATTGAGTAAGGGACTGCCAGTCCGGATGAATATCAAGGGGAGATGTATGCATCCTTTTATAAGGAGAAGTGATATTGTTACTGTTAAGCCAATAAAATTTGAGGATACAAAGGTTGGAGATATTGTCGTCTATAATAGAGACTTAAAAGGTGATTTTACTGTACACCGTGTAATTAGGAAAAGAGTAGACCGTAATGGAAAAGAAAATCTGCTCACCAAAGGTGATGCAAGTCAGTATGGTGACCCACCAGTTTATGCAGAGGATGTCTATGGCAAAGTAATAGCAATAGAGAGGAATGGTAAGTCAATTAACCTTGAGACTAAGTTTAACTGCATTCTTGGCTATTTAATTGCTTATCTATCATATTATTTAGCTTTAGGACAAGAGGCGGTATTTCAATTTCCTTTATTTTTGCGTAGAGTTTGGCATAAGGTAAAAATATGTATAAACTACAGAGAATACAGAGATATAAAATAA
- a CDS encoding UPF0489 family protein, translating to MPISQSQGKLVGVEPIKDVVMMEDHNEAYFTWQRMGKRDKILLHIDAHIDFAWIDIKDPYQILEEAKSVNEVKRMLEMSILWEQFGKKRESLVNIGNYLYPALRDGIVREVYWVIPGDSKQKITKRENKMIKNIIKRLMKKNPKGSEPVEIKDNCITTRIYGKKFTACRLPDLPRIQEEVLLDIDTDFFVLESILSNNDLIKERRPWFFPEELVEYLKRKEIRTNLVTIAYSVEGGFTPLRYKYLGDELKEILKNTQLEGDFRKITHHRKQADIHRLEGRIDDAIYEYENLLKLKPDDASGCYNLSSLYLEKGLIDKASLFYKKAIKIDPTYRTAYNNLGRLYERNGKLGQAKNEYNKILKLDPEDANAHCGLGSIFSKNKMWDKAIVEYERAIKLSGDDFSAHYGIGYVYIRQGKWDEAKKEFKKCVELDSLNSVAHYWLGFIYSKIEDETLAIQEYNRAIQTGWSDRLAVVVRLLTLTLHNGTFYNVIEAFKRVINLLPKILIFQLRQTLYFTLHLRKG from the coding sequence ATGCCAATTAGTCAATCACAAGGCAAATTAGTAGGAGTTGAGCCAATAAAGGATGTCGTCATGATGGAAGACCACAATGAAGCCTATTTTACTTGGCAAAGAATGGGGAAAAGGGATAAGATATTACTGCATATAGATGCCCATATAGATTTTGCATGGATAGATATAAAAGACCCGTACCAGATTTTAGAAGAGGCAAAGAGTGTTAATGAAGTTAAGCGTATGTTAGAAATGAGCATCTTATGGGAGCAGTTTGGGAAGAAAAGAGAAAGCTTAGTAAATATAGGTAATTATCTTTATCCAGCGTTAAGAGATGGAATTGTAAGAGAGGTTTATTGGGTTATTCCGGGTGACTCAAAGCAAAAAATTACAAAAAGAGAAAATAAAATGATTAAAAATATTATCAAGCGTCTTATGAAAAAAAATCCTAAAGGGTCAGAACCCGTAGAGATTAAGGATAACTGCATTACAACCAGAATTTATGGCAAAAAATTCACTGCCTGTAGATTACCCGATTTACCCAGAATTCAAGAAGAAGTGCTTCTTGATATAGACACTGACTTCTTTGTATTAGAATCAATTTTGTCCAATAACGACCTTATTAAAGAGAGGAGACCATGGTTCTTCCCAGAAGAATTAGTAGAATATCTTAAAAGAAAAGAGATAAGGACGAATCTTGTGACTATTGCTTATTCTGTAGAGGGCGGTTTTACACCACTCAGGTATAAATATTTGGGAGACGAACTTAAGGAGATTCTTAAGAATACACAATTAGAAGGAGATTTTAGAAAGATAACGCATCATAGAAAACAAGCAGACATTCATAGGTTGGAGGGAAGAATCGACGATGCTATTTATGAGTATGAAAACTTACTTAAGTTAAAACCTGACGATGCCTCAGGTTGCTATAACTTATCTTCCTTATATCTGGAAAAAGGGTTAATTGACAAGGCTTCACTCTTTTATAAGAAAGCGATTAAGATTGACCCTACCTATAGAACAGCATATAACAATCTTGGAAGGTTATATGAGCGGAATGGAAAATTGGGGCAAGCCAAAAATGAATATAATAAAATACTAAAATTAGACCCAGAGGATGCAAATGCTCATTGTGGATTAGGAAGCATATTTAGTAAAAACAAAATGTGGGATAAAGCAATAGTTGAATATGAAAGGGCAATTAAACTATCTGGAGATGACTTTAGCGCTCATTATGGTATTGGGTATGTTTATATAAGACAAGGTAAATGGGATGAAGCAAAAAAAGAGTTTAAGAAATGTGTTGAGTTAGATTCGCTCAACTCGGTAGCCCATTACTGGCTTGGCTTCATTTACTCAAAGATAGAAGATGAAACTCTTGCTATTCAGGAGTATAACCGGGCTATTCAGACAGGTTGGTCCGATAGACTCGCAGTCGTTGTAAGACTTTTAACTCTCACTCTACACAATGGGACATTTTATAATGTAATAGAAGCATTTAAAAGAGTAATTAATCTATTGCCGAAAATACTCATCTTTCAACTTAGGCAAACTCTGTATTTTACTTTGCATTTGAGGAAAGGATAA
- a CDS encoding radical SAM protein has translation MDIKSIGEETFWKDFYNRTYEKNIPFEAQFELTYNCNLKCCHCNIVPEPGKEELTTEEVCSILDQLVEAGCIMLTLTGGELFARQDCLEILAHAKKRGFYTTILTNGTLITPKVADYLHDIGINKVEISFYGVTAEIFEKITRVPGSFHRCLQGIKLLQNRNIPIILKMVVMTPNLKEFDRVKELAGAQGIRFRYSYIIMPNFDGSPGPLLYRLSPKEGVDLEMENYPSADTEEERVQKESKPFISKDQFFYCSAGRNSLAINPYGELNLCLDFHFPRYDLRKSSLAEGWNELTNWVKSAKPNKNYKCNDCKYWSHCCWCPVQGWAEMGDLSACVPYFKELAKLRAKKKIAMYG, from the coding sequence ATGGATATTAAGAGCATCGGAGAAGAGACATTCTGGAAAGACTTTTACAACCGGACCTACGAGAAGAATATTCCATTTGAGGCACAATTTGAGCTTACCTATAATTGTAATCTCAAGTGTTGCCACTGCAACATAGTGCCTGAGCCAGGAAAGGAGGAGCTCACCACAGAAGAGGTCTGCTCTATATTAGACCAATTAGTTGAGGCAGGATGCATTATGCTGACTCTTACCGGAGGTGAGCTTTTTGCCAGGCAAGATTGCTTGGAAATCCTTGCACATGCCAAGAAGAGAGGCTTTTACACCACCATTCTCACAAATGGAACTCTCATTACTCCCAAGGTAGCGGATTATCTTCATGATATAGGTATTAACAAAGTAGAAATATCATTTTACGGTGTAACCGCTGAAATCTTTGAAAAGATTACCAGGGTTCCTGGTTCTTTCCACCGCTGTTTGCAAGGAATTAAACTGCTTCAAAATAGGAATATCCCCATTATTTTGAAGATGGTGGTCATGACCCCAAACCTAAAGGAATTTGACAGGGTAAAAGAACTCGCCGGAGCACAGGGAATTCGTTTTAGATACAGCTACATAATCATGCCCAACTTTGATGGTTCACCCGGGCCGCTTCTTTATCGTCTATCACCAAAAGAAGGGGTTGACCTTGAGATGGAGAATTACCCGTCTGCGGATACCGAAGAAGAGAGAGTTCAAAAAGAGAGCAAGCCCTTCATTAGTAAAGACCAGTTTTTTTATTGCAGCGCTGGCAGGAACTCTTTGGCTATAAATCCCTATGGAGAGCTAAACCTCTGTTTAGACTTCCATTTTCCTCGTTATGACCTACGAAAGAGTAGTCTTGCAGAGGGATGGAACGAACTTACAAATTGGGTTAAATCAGCAAAGCCTAATAAGAATTACAAGTGTAATGATTGTAAATATTGGAGTCATTGTTGCTGGTGTCCTGTGCAGGGGTGGGCAGAGATGGGCGATTTAAGTGCCTGTGTCCCATATTTTAAGGAGTTAGCTAAGCTCAGAGCCAAAAAGAAGATAGCTATGTATGGTTAA
- a CDS encoding radical SAM protein: MDDLKITEVEYRDFSLDFHQKMGSKSIPIKGQMELTFRCNLKCVHCYVTEDTTKEELSLQEITNILDQIHQQGCLWLSFTGGEPLMRSDFLEIYRFAKRKGFLISILTNGTLMTPEIVEYLAQEPPFSIELTLNGVTQDTYEKISRVHGSFRKAMEAIKMILDKKLPLKIKTKATCLNYHELDKIRDFIESLGIEFKLNAMLYPKLDSSPEPCSFRLSLEEIASLDRFFQDNGECQESYLKKENFIPSDNLFRCAAGTYSFHISPYGELIFCTFMRKPSFDLKKGAFRDGFYTLYPEIRSLKYQTNSKCKDCKIFYLCSQCPALAKLENSDYEKPIDYFCQLAHKLAQNSHLLE, from the coding sequence ATGGACGACCTTAAAATAACCGAAGTTGAGTATCGCGATTTTAGCTTAGACTTCCACCAAAAAATGGGAAGTAAGTCCATACCAATTAAAGGTCAGATGGAACTTACTTTCCGCTGTAACTTAAAATGCGTTCATTGCTATGTTACAGAGGATACAACCAAAGAAGAACTTAGTCTTCAAGAGATAACCAATATTTTAGACCAAATACACCAACAAGGTTGCCTATGGCTCTCTTTTACTGGAGGAGAGCCACTTATGAGAAGCGATTTCTTGGAGATTTACCGCTTTGCCAAGAGAAAAGGGTTTCTCATCTCAATATTAACCAATGGCACGTTGATGACGCCGGAAATTGTAGAGTATCTTGCCCAAGAACCACCTTTTTCTATTGAGCTTACCTTAAATGGTGTAACCCAAGATACCTATGAAAAAATAAGCCGGGTACATGGTTCGTTCAGAAAGGCAATGGAAGCAATTAAAATGATTTTAGATAAGAAACTGCCTCTTAAAATCAAGACCAAGGCAACCTGTCTTAACTACCATGAGCTGGATAAAATAAGAGACTTTATTGAAAGTTTAGGGATAGAATTCAAGTTAAATGCAATGCTTTATCCCAAATTAGACAGCTCACCAGAACCTTGCTCTTTTAGGCTCTCGCTGGAAGAGATAGCCAGTCTTGATAGATTTTTTCAAGATAATGGAGAATGTCAGGAAAGCTATCTTAAAAAAGAAAATTTTATTCCTTCAGATAATTTATTCCGCTGTGCAGCCGGAACGTATTCTTTCCATATTAGTCCTTATGGGGAGCTAATTTTTTGCACCTTTATGCGAAAACCGAGTTTTGACTTAAAAAAAGGTGCATTTAGGGATGGATTTTATACCCTTTATCCTGAGATTCGGTCATTAAAATATCAGACTAATTCTAAGTGTAAGGATTGCAAGATATTTTATCTCTGTTCTCAATGTCCAGCTTTAGCAAAATTGGAAAATAGTGATTATGAGAAACCTATAGATTACTTTTGCCAACTGGCTCATAAATTAGCGCAGAATAGTCATCTTCTAGAATAG
- a CDS encoding radical SAM protein: MQVKGVPIQGQWELTFRCNLKCLHCYVVEDKTKEELTFQEITNILDQLHNEGCLWLCLTGGEPLIRSDFLDIYTYAKHKGFLITIFTNGTLITPEIADYLTEYPPFMIDITLNGITAETYESITQVPGSFQSCMQGINLIMEKELPLTLKSNGMTLNRGEILKIKEWVDGLGKVKYRYDSILIPKLDGSKEPCQFRLSSKEIMDIEYSDNNMRQEWKECLQADHELYEPDNLFRCGGGVSLFNISPYGELQLCHLLRSPSFNLRQGPFKEGFYQLFPRIRSAKYQTNSKCRDCQIWYLCAQCPARAKLENGDPQIPVNYFCELAHRRNQMKAILVD; this comes from the coding sequence ATGCAAGTAAAAGGGGTACCCATTCAGGGGCAATGGGAACTTACCTTTCGTTGTAACCTTAAGTGTCTCCATTGTTATGTTGTAGAAGACAAGACCAAAGAGGAGCTCACTTTTCAAGAGATTACTAACATTCTTGACCAATTACATAATGAGGGCTGTCTATGGCTTTGTCTTACTGGCGGTGAACCCCTGATACGAAGCGACTTTTTAGATATCTATACATATGCAAAGCATAAAGGTTTTCTTATCACCATATTTACTAACGGCACTCTTATCACACCTGAGATTGCTGATTATTTAACAGAATATCCACCATTTATGATTGATATTACTCTTAATGGCATAACTGCAGAGACTTACGAGTCTATAACTCAGGTCCCTGGTTCATTTCAAAGTTGTATGCAAGGGATTAATCTTATCATGGAAAAAGAGCTTCCATTGACCTTGAAATCTAATGGTATGACTCTTAATCGGGGAGAAATATTGAAGATAAAAGAATGGGTAGACGGATTGGGAAAGGTAAAGTATAGGTATGATTCCATCCTTATCCCCAAGTTAGACGGCTCCAAGGAACCATGCCAGTTTCGTCTATCTTCTAAAGAGATAATGGATATTGAATATAGCGATAATAATATGCGCCAGGAATGGAAGGAGTGTTTACAGGCTGACCACGAGCTTTATGAACCGGATAATCTGTTTCGTTGCGGAGGTGGGGTCAGTTTATTTAATATCAGCCCTTATGGAGAATTGCAACTTTGCCATCTACTGCGTAGTCCCAGTTTCAATTTGCGTCAGGGTCCCTTTAAAGAAGGATTTTATCAGCTATTTCCCAGAATTCGTTCTGCAAAATATCAGACTAATTCTAAGTGTAGAGATTGCCAGATTTGGTACCTATGTGCTCAGTGTCCAGCTAGAGCTAAATTGGAAAATGGCGATCCCCAAATACCGGTAAACTACTTCTGTGAATTGGCTCATAGACGAAACCAGATGAAAGCAATATTAGTAGATTAA
- a CDS encoding PqqD family protein yields the protein MDYLEKCFEKDPNVPTRVIDDEVILVPIRRRLADVNAIYLLRDDVSARIWELIDGKRKVRDIKEIICDEFDVSHEKAENDLIEFFKELEKIGGIIREVGERK from the coding sequence ATGGATTACTTAGAAAAATGTTTTGAGAAAGACCCTAATGTTCCTACAAGGGTAATTGATGACGAAGTTATTTTAGTTCCAATTAGGCGAAGACTGGCTGATGTCAACGCTATCTATCTTTTGCGAGATGATGTTTCAGCTCGTATTTGGGAACTTATTGATGGTAAAAGAAAGGTGCGTGATATTAAAGAGATAATATGTGATGAGTTTGATGTAAGTCATGAGAAGGCTGAAAATGACCTTATAGAATTTTTTAAAGAATTAGAAAAAATAGGTGGTATAATAAGAGAAGTAGGCGAGAGGAAGTAG
- a CDS encoding tetratricopeptide repeat protein → MHKFSFLILLFTLGFSCAPREGMHSGRMETPLYTALGETTKVAEIETLIVPELIETTKVAEIETLRVPELVETTKVVEIEPPRVLESVEPLRAPETVVLDVSTQEAIIKESIVEREQVIKKKAPAKERVVGIPEAQVGISKIDDEFKFAMGLFNDGVYKLARREFINFAQTYKESELVPDSKYFAAECLYRTYQYKDAIEEFKLIKRLYPKFSVDASLRIGLSYYEIGVIDSGITIFTEIKDKRPDEAYYWLGEGYFKLKEYAKAIEFYKLVKQGKYQEYALYSVGFASLELKNYEQSISYLKAVTEPDLLPQTEFLIAKAFYEKGDYEEAITRLKKISGKYEEQSNFLLGETFYNLSKFNEAIQFYSKCETVLGIAGLGKTYYALKDYPKALTVYEKLLNYPEYRNIAIESIGRIYYEQKHYNEAIKWFSQLTTYTAKLTAANAYFENGEYKEALSRYESLYKETQKPEPLYWMALSLYKLEKYKEAEKLLITYPEKDSRVSLLLGEIAYHNKSYEAALSNYEVASKCATTQMEAWKGMVASFLALKRPDAAYEVSKLLVEHYPNKDTYYQFANVAYINKKYDEAMHFCLLSGAPFENLLATENDPKVLAQARLEFGKLLSIQEKFESAIDEFNLVLESGFIELLPEARYELGEVYFKLKNYKEALTSYLKVKYLYSENKFITPVLYKSAKCEEALNEKEEAKKFYQMVIERGDVPDLTAKSKQALERLK, encoded by the coding sequence GTGCATAAATTTAGTTTTTTAATTCTTCTCTTTACTTTAGGGTTCTCTTGCGCACCACGTGAGGGAATGCATAGTGGTAGAATGGAAACTCCTCTATATACTGCATTAGGAGAAACTACCAAGGTTGCTGAGATTGAAACCTTGATAGTACCAGAGCTAATAGAAACTACTAAAGTTGCTGAGATTGAGACCCTGAGAGTACCGGAGTTAGTTGAAACTACCAAGGTTGTTGAGATTGAACCCCCAAGAGTCCTGGAGTCAGTTGAACCTCTGAGAGCACCAGAGACTGTGGTTCTTGATGTCTCTACACAAGAGGCAATAATAAAAGAGTCTATTGTAGAACGAGAGCAGGTAATAAAAAAGAAGGCACCCGCTAAAGAGAGAGTGGTAGGTATACCTGAGGCTCAGGTAGGTATTTCTAAAATAGATGATGAATTCAAATTTGCTATGGGACTCTTTAATGATGGCGTGTATAAACTGGCACGCCGTGAGTTTATAAACTTTGCTCAAACTTACAAGGAGTCTGAATTAGTTCCGGATTCAAAATATTTTGCCGCAGAATGTTTATACCGAACCTATCAATATAAAGATGCAATTGAAGAATTTAAGCTTATAAAGAGGTTATACCCAAAATTCTCAGTCGATGCCTCTCTTCGTATTGGACTTTCTTATTATGAGATTGGAGTCATAGATTCTGGGATTACAATATTTACAGAAATAAAGGATAAGAGACCGGATGAAGCTTATTATTGGCTTGGTGAAGGCTACTTTAAACTCAAAGAATATGCAAAAGCTATTGAATTCTATAAACTCGTAAAACAGGGTAAATATCAGGAGTATGCCTTGTATTCTGTTGGGTTTGCTTCACTTGAACTTAAAAACTATGAACAAAGTATATCCTACTTAAAAGCTGTAACTGAACCAGATCTACTACCTCAAACTGAATTCCTTATTGCAAAAGCGTTTTATGAAAAGGGTGATTATGAGGAAGCTATTACAAGGTTAAAGAAAATAAGCGGAAAATATGAGGAGCAATCCAATTTCTTATTAGGAGAAACATTTTATAATTTATCAAAGTTCAATGAAGCCATCCAATTCTATTCTAAATGTGAGACTGTGCTTGGAATAGCTGGTTTGGGCAAGACTTACTATGCCTTAAAAGACTATCCAAAAGCCCTTACCGTATATGAAAAGCTACTTAATTACCCAGAATATAGAAATATTGCAATTGAATCAATAGGCAGAATATACTATGAGCAAAAGCATTACAACGAGGCTATTAAGTGGTTTAGCCAGTTAACTACTTACACTGCAAAACTTACAGCTGCCAATGCTTACTTTGAAAATGGCGAATACAAAGAAGCGCTCTCAAGGTATGAATCACTTTACAAGGAGACTCAAAAACCAGAACCCCTTTATTGGATGGCGCTCTCCCTTTACAAGCTTGAGAAATATAAGGAAGCGGAAAAATTATTAATAACCTACCCAGAAAAAGACTCTCGCGTATCATTACTTCTTGGTGAAATTGCCTATCATAACAAAAGTTATGAGGCTGCTCTTTCCAATTATGAAGTAGCAAGCAAATGTGCTACTACCCAAATGGAGGCATGGAAAGGAATGGTAGCCAGCTTTCTTGCACTTAAGCGTCCTGATGCAGCTTACGAGGTCTCTAAATTGTTAGTTGAGCATTACCCAAATAAAGATACTTATTACCAATTTGCAAATGTAGCCTACATTAATAAGAAATACGATGAGGCTATGCACTTCTGTTTACTGAGTGGAGCGCCTTTTGAAAATCTTTTAGCCACTGAGAATGACCCAAAAGTATTAGCTCAAGCAAGGCTTGAATTTGGAAAATTACTTTCAATTCAAGAAAAATTTGAATCAGCAATTGATGAATTCAATCTTGTTCTTGAGAGTGGATTTATTGAATTATTACCTGAAGCAAGATATGAACTTGGTGAAGTTTACTTTAAACTCAAAAATTATAAGGAAGCATTGACCTCATATCTTAAGGTAAAGTATCTCTATTCTGAAAATAAATTTATAACCCCTGTATTATATAAATCAGCTAAATGCGAGGAAGCATTAAATGAAAAAGAGGAAGCAAAAAAGTTCTATCAAATGGTAATAGAAAGGGGCGATGTTCCTGACCTTACCGCCAAATCCAAACAAGCATTAGAGAGACTAAAATAA
- a CDS encoding polysaccharide biosynthesis/export family protein, with product MRINWLLPFLSILLYIPLTAQCDIIEVGDILEVSVLGVDELTEKRVAVGSDGTIFLPLAGKVKAESLTCDSLEKEIAEKIELWVKNPFVSVLMVQPAKNKVYVFGQVLEPGVYSFKNGNTVVDALGFAKGALKNADVDKIYLTRKTGLEIRFDIKAAYKVMLEPLDIIQVPALKDVIFLGEVLRPGPLPSESKEMVLSDLMDKVGGFTKDADLKHIKVIKSKKSSTINLEKGSDAILIPGDVVIVPRKRNIIIETLEFANRFVPVISLCLTIYLLMR from the coding sequence ATGAGAATAAATTGGTTGCTTCCATTTCTTAGCATTTTATTGTATATTCCTCTCACAGCCCAATGTGATATTATAGAAGTAGGTGATATACTTGAAGTCTCTGTTCTTGGTGTAGATGAGTTAACTGAGAAGCGTGTAGCTGTGGGTAGTGATGGCACTATATTTTTGCCACTTGCAGGTAAGGTGAAAGCAGAATCTTTGACCTGTGACTCACTTGAAAAGGAAATAGCTGAGAAGATTGAACTTTGGGTTAAGAATCCTTTTGTCTCTGTCCTTATGGTTCAGCCTGCTAAGAACAAGGTCTATGTATTTGGACAAGTTTTGGAGCCCGGTGTTTACAGCTTTAAAAATGGTAATACAGTTGTTGATGCTTTAGGGTTTGCAAAGGGGGCACTTAAAAATGCTGATGTGGATAAAATATACCTAACAAGGAAGACTGGCTTGGAGATAAGGTTTGATATAAAGGCAGCTTATAAAGTGATGCTTGAGCCTTTAGATATAATACAGGTGCCTGCACTTAAAGATGTTATATTTCTTGGCGAAGTCTTACGGCCGGGTCCATTACCTTCAGAAAGCAAAGAGATGGTATTATCCGACTTGATGGACAAAGTAGGTGGCTTTACGAAAGACGCCGACCTTAAGCATATAAAAGTGATAAAAAGTAAGAAAAGTTCAACAATAAACTTAGAAAAAGGTAGTGATGCTATTTTGATTCCCGGTGATGTGGTTATTGTTCCCAGGAAGAGAAATATCATTATTGAGACACTTGAATTTGCTAACCGATTTGTTCCTGTCATTAGTCTTTGTCTTACTATATATCTTTTAATGAGGTAA
- a CDS encoding DUF2283 domain-containing protein, with protein sequence MDKDKIKIWFDEDVDVLYVSLKKGASVHSEEKEDGVRLEYDEKGEIVGLEITEITKRLAKPIARRLAEAVKQYPSADGLIKRL encoded by the coding sequence GTGGATAAAGATAAAATAAAGATATGGTTTGATGAAGACGTGGATGTATTGTATGTTTCTTTAAAAAAAGGCGCCTCTGTGCATTCGGAAGAGAAAGAAGATGGTGTAAGGTTAGAGTATGACGAAAAAGGTGAGATAGTAGGGTTAGAAATAACTGAAATCACGAAAAGGTTAGCTAAACCTATTGCAAGACGATTAGCTGAAGCTGTAAAGCAGTATCCATCAGCTGATGGATTAATAAAAAGATTATAG